One region of Rana temporaria chromosome 11, aRanTem1.1, whole genome shotgun sequence genomic DNA includes:
- the SNX20 gene encoding sorting nexin-20 has protein sequence MSAEGSMEDEPLSIRDSPTLPEEAEHSGNAVNDESNKDNNSPPREHHLMTTRELQLYWQKEKYDGKPVRLLFQIHSTRIAEDFLSKFVLYKIVIIKTGSFDGKKVFIERRYSDFERLHRNLLKDFKDEMEDVVFPKKILMGNLTEEIIRMRMIALKDYLGELYAIKYVRKSCQFVTFFIESELGEGYSCIRGGQYKKATETLEQVLYLQEKLVDHCPIMMVTTLCALVVCHKDMDQLEKAYETGMKALELLQKHPRHRYYNPLLDTLISLAYKLGKDFLSLREKFENGENKATRSSFEGEMITLKELVVKERLPTD, from the exons ATGAGTGCCGAAGGCTCTATGGAGGATGAACCACTAAGTATACGTGATTCCCCAACATTACCAGAGGAAGCAGAGCATTCTGGGAATGCAGTGAATGATGAATCAAACAAAG ATAACAACTCCCCTCCTCGTGAGCACCATCTTATGACTACAAGAGAACTCCAGCTGTACTGGCAGAAGGAGAAATATGACGGAAAGCCAGTTAGGCTTCTTTTTCAAATCCATTCGACTCGCATTGCTGAGGATTTTCTGTCCAAGTTTGTG TTGTACAAGATTGTGATCATCAAGACAGGAAGTTTTGATGGAAAAAAAGTCTTCATTGAACGAAGATACTCTGATTTTGAGAGACTTCATAGAAACCTATTAAAAGACTTTAAGGATGAAATGGAAGATGTGGTCTTTCCTAAAAAAATTCTGATGGGAAACCTCACTGAGGAGATAATTCGTATGAGGATGATTGCCCTTAAAGACTACCTTGGCGAGTTGTATGCTATAAAATATGTAAGGAAATCCTGTCAATTTGTTACATTTTTCATAGAATCAGAGTTAGGAGAAGGCTACAGCTGTATCAGAGGAGGACAGTACAAAAAAGCTACAGAGACATTGGAACAAGTTCTTTATCTTCAAGAAAAACTGGTTGATCATTGTCCCATCATGATGGTGACAACCCTGTGTGCCCTAGTTGTCTGCCATAAGGATATGGACCAATTAGAAAAGGCTTATGAGACTGGAATGAAAGCACTGGAACTGCTACAGAAACATCCAAGACACAGATATTACAATCCATTATTGGACACTTTGATTTCATTAGCATACAAACTAGGAAAAGACTTCCTGTCTTTAAGAGAGAAATTTGAAAATGGGGAAAATAAGGCCACAAGAAGCAGCTTTGAAGGTGAAATGATTACTTTGAAGGAGCTTGTAGTGAAGGAGAGATTACCTACAGATTAA